One Brassica napus cultivar Da-Ae chromosome A5, Da-Ae, whole genome shotgun sequence DNA window includes the following coding sequences:
- the LOC106450871 gene encoding U-box domain-containing protein 33 isoform X1, with translation MEEEAASNNQILDEKIYVAVGINVWKNISNLLWALKNSQGNKICILHIHHPSPTIPLLGTRFEASTVDEESLRAYREKEKAKIDKILQKYLSICLYKGVQAEKLCIEMDSIGKGIVETIYQHRIRKFVMGAAADKHYSMYQRLDIRHGHLFFILTASFVNCFARKMEDLKSKKANFVCQQAPATCQIHFTCKGNLIHTREARVDEVRALSVLLSEFQRLVLPQLSSGSLEEAASLNGQSNRSSMDIISSDTLSNTGRAEVTISQDQEEPDDSSSQIFPCRGMRLDVISFLIKSAMLWQKLTIQNHDHSE, from the exons ATGGAGGAAGAAGCAGCCAGTAATAATCAGATACTAGATGAGAAAATCTACGTTGCAGTTGGGATAAACGTATGGAAGAACATATCAAACCTCTTGTGGGCATTAAAAAACTCCCAAGGAAACAAAATCTGCATCCTTCATATTCACCACCCTTCTCCAACCATTCCTCTCT TGGGAACAAGATTTGAAGCTTCAACTGTAGATGAGGAATCACTGAGAGCAtacagagaaaaagaaaaggcgAAAATAGATAAGATTCTACAAAAGTACCTTAGCATTTGTCTTTATAAAGGG GTTCAGGCAGAGAAGCTGTGTATAGAGATGGACTCAATTGGGAAAGGGATTGTGGAAACCATATACCAACATAGGATCAGGAAGTTTGTTATGGGAGCTGCTGCTGATAAACACTATTCCATGTATCAAAGATTAGATATCAGACATGGccatcttttttttattcttacagCAAGTTTTGTTAACTGTTTTGCTAGGAAAATGGAGGATCTCAAGTCCAAGAAAGCCAACTTTGTTTGTCAACAAGCGCCTGCTACTTGTCAGATACACTTCACTTGCAAAGGAAACCTTATCCATACAAG GGAAGCTAGAGTGGATGAAGTTAGAGCTCTCTCTGTTCTCTTGTCTGAGTTTCAGCGGCTTGTGTTGCCACAACTAAGCTCTGGTTCACTTGAAGAGGCAGCAAGTTTGAATGGACAAAGTAACAGATCATCCATGGATATCATCAGCTCTGATACATTGTCAAACACTGGAAGAGCTGAGGTAACAATaagccaagatcaagaggaaCCGGATGACTCCTCTTCTCAAATTTTCCCG TGCAGGGGAATGCGACTAGACGTGATAAGCTTCCTCATCAAATCCGCCATGCTATGGCAGAAGCTGACAATCCAAAACCATGATCATTCTGAGTGA
- the LOC106450871 gene encoding U-box domain-containing protein 33 isoform X2: MEEEAASNNQILDEKIYVAVGINVWKNISNLLWALKNSQGNKICILHIHHPSPTIPLLGTRFEASTVDEESLRAYREKEKAKIDKILQKYLSICLYKGVQAEKLCIEMDSIGKGIVETIYQHRIRKFVMGAAADKHYSMKMEDLKSKKANFVCQQAPATCQIHFTCKGNLIHTREARVDEVRALSVLLSEFQRLVLPQLSSGSLEEAASLNGQSNRSSMDIISSDTLSNTGRAEVTISQDQEEPDDSSSQIFPCRGMRLDVISFLIKSAMLWQKLTIQNHDHSE, from the exons ATGGAGGAAGAAGCAGCCAGTAATAATCAGATACTAGATGAGAAAATCTACGTTGCAGTTGGGATAAACGTATGGAAGAACATATCAAACCTCTTGTGGGCATTAAAAAACTCCCAAGGAAACAAAATCTGCATCCTTCATATTCACCACCCTTCTCCAACCATTCCTCTCT TGGGAACAAGATTTGAAGCTTCAACTGTAGATGAGGAATCACTGAGAGCAtacagagaaaaagaaaaggcgAAAATAGATAAGATTCTACAAAAGTACCTTAGCATTTGTCTTTATAAAGGG GTTCAGGCAGAGAAGCTGTGTATAGAGATGGACTCAATTGGGAAAGGGATTGTGGAAACCATATACCAACATAGGATCAGGAAGTTTGTTATGGGAGCTGCTGCTGATAAACACTATTCCAT GAAAATGGAGGATCTCAAGTCCAAGAAAGCCAACTTTGTTTGTCAACAAGCGCCTGCTACTTGTCAGATACACTTCACTTGCAAAGGAAACCTTATCCATACAAG GGAAGCTAGAGTGGATGAAGTTAGAGCTCTCTCTGTTCTCTTGTCTGAGTTTCAGCGGCTTGTGTTGCCACAACTAAGCTCTGGTTCACTTGAAGAGGCAGCAAGTTTGAATGGACAAAGTAACAGATCATCCATGGATATCATCAGCTCTGATACATTGTCAAACACTGGAAGAGCTGAGGTAACAATaagccaagatcaagaggaaCCGGATGACTCCTCTTCTCAAATTTTCCCG TGCAGGGGAATGCGACTAGACGTGATAAGCTTCCTCATCAAATCCGCCATGCTATGGCAGAAGCTGACAATCCAAAACCATGATCATTCTGAGTGA
- the LOC106450869 gene encoding SKP1-like protein 20 isoform X2, translated as MSESDLDIMKPETMKSYIYLQTADGSVQQVEQEVAMFCPMICQEVIHNGAGSSKNHAISLPQRVNTAMFSLILDYCRFHQVPGRSNKERKIYDEKFMRMETKRLCELTSAADSLQLKPLVDLTSRALARIIEGKSPEEIRDIFHLPDDLTEEEKLEPLKNTMDDPRIRLLNRLYAKKRKELKERERLKNVEVEEHVDERSVDDLLSFINGRDPKVVKMSKGKKKYKKKKNQKIISSNDKESHDLHFKQQGVEETGSSMRDLSSREDEIFTPKAGCEDGDIDDEIDPAMKEMLDRTREKTCSLFHKRQRDYKTAYRSTFRTQLMHFNG; from the exons ATGTCAGAAAGTGATCTTGACATCATGAAACCAGAG ACTATGAAGTCCTACATCTATCTTCAAACTGCCGATGGTTCAGTTCAACAAGTGGAACAAGAGGTTGCAATGTTCTGTCCCATGATATGTCAAGAGGTAATACACAATGGCGCTGGATCTTCCAAGAATCATGCGATCTCGCTTCCACAGCGAGTAAATACAGCTATGTTCAGCTTGATTCTTGATTACTGCAGATTTCACCAAGTGCCTGGACGTTCTAATAAG GAACGAAAAATTTATGATGAAAAGTTCATGCGGATGGAGACAAAGAGGCTATGTGAGTTGACCTCAGCCGCTGACAGTTTGCAGCTGAAGCCTTTGGTTGATCTTACAAGCCGCGCACTTGCACGGATCATTGAAGGGAAATCACCTGAGGAGATACGAGATATATTTCATTTGCCTGATGACCTTACTGAG GAAGAGAAATTAGAGCCTCTGAAGAACACAATGGATGATCCAAGGATCCGACTACTGAATAGATTATACgcaaagaaaagaaaggagctgaaagaaagagagagattaaAG AATGTTGAGGTTGAAGAACATGTGGACGAACGTTCTGTGGATGACCTGTTATCATTTATTAACGGCAGAG ATCCCAAGGTGGTAAAAATGTCAAAGGGAAAGAAGAAgtacaagaaaaagaagaaccaGAAGATTATTTCTTCAAATGACAAG GAATCACATGATCTTCATTTTAAACAACAAGGTGTTGAAGAGACTGGATCTAGCATGAGAGACTTATCTAGTAGGGAAGATGAGATATTTACACCAAAGGCTGGGTGTGAAGATGGAGATATAGATGATGAAATCGATCCAGCCATGAAGGAAATGCTTGATAG GACAAGAGAGAAGACCTGTTCACTTTTCCATAAACGGCAACGGGACTACAAGACGGCATATAG GTCAACCTTCAGGACACAATTGATGCACTTCAATGGCTGA
- the LOC106450869 gene encoding SKP1-like protein 20 isoform X1, producing the protein MSESDLDIMKPETMKSYIYLQTADGSVQQVEQEVAMFCPMICQEVIHNGAGSSKNHAISLPQRVNTAMFSLILDYCRFHQVPGRSNKERKIYDEKFMRMETKRLCELTSAADSLQLKPLVDLTSRALARIIEGKSPEEIRDIFHLPDDLTEEEKLEPLKNTMDDPRIRLLNRLYAKKRKELKERERLKNVEVEEHVDERSVDDLLSFINGRDPKVVKMSKGKKKYKKKKNQKIISSNDKESHDLHFKQQGVEETGSSMRDLSSREDEIFTPKAGCEDGDIDDEIDPAMKEMLDREVEDFARRLNSNWVQSLGQERRPVHFSINGNGTTRRHIGQPSGHN; encoded by the exons ATGTCAGAAAGTGATCTTGACATCATGAAACCAGAG ACTATGAAGTCCTACATCTATCTTCAAACTGCCGATGGTTCAGTTCAACAAGTGGAACAAGAGGTTGCAATGTTCTGTCCCATGATATGTCAAGAGGTAATACACAATGGCGCTGGATCTTCCAAGAATCATGCGATCTCGCTTCCACAGCGAGTAAATACAGCTATGTTCAGCTTGATTCTTGATTACTGCAGATTTCACCAAGTGCCTGGACGTTCTAATAAG GAACGAAAAATTTATGATGAAAAGTTCATGCGGATGGAGACAAAGAGGCTATGTGAGTTGACCTCAGCCGCTGACAGTTTGCAGCTGAAGCCTTTGGTTGATCTTACAAGCCGCGCACTTGCACGGATCATTGAAGGGAAATCACCTGAGGAGATACGAGATATATTTCATTTGCCTGATGACCTTACTGAG GAAGAGAAATTAGAGCCTCTGAAGAACACAATGGATGATCCAAGGATCCGACTACTGAATAGATTATACgcaaagaaaagaaaggagctgaaagaaagagagagattaaAG AATGTTGAGGTTGAAGAACATGTGGACGAACGTTCTGTGGATGACCTGTTATCATTTATTAACGGCAGAG ATCCCAAGGTGGTAAAAATGTCAAAGGGAAAGAAGAAgtacaagaaaaagaagaaccaGAAGATTATTTCTTCAAATGACAAG GAATCACATGATCTTCATTTTAAACAACAAGGTGTTGAAGAGACTGGATCTAGCATGAGAGACTTATCTAGTAGGGAAGATGAGATATTTACACCAAAGGCTGGGTGTGAAGATGGAGATATAGATGATGAAATCGATCCAGCCATGAAGGAAATGCTTGATAG AGAGGTAGAAGATTTTGCTCGAAGGTTGAACTCTAACTGGGTTCAATCGCTAGGACAAGAGAGAAGACCTGTTCACTTTTCCATAAACGGCAACGGGACTACAAGACGGCATATAG GTCAACCTTCAGGACACAATTGA
- the LOC106450863 gene encoding aquaporin PIP1-2-like (The RefSeq protein has 1 substitution compared to this genomic sequence) → MEGREEDVRVGANKFPERQPIGTSAQSDKDYKEPPPAPLFEPGELASWSFWRAGIAEFIATFLFLYITVLTVMGVKRSPNMCASVGIQGIAWAFGGMIFALVYCTAGISGGHINPAVTFGLFLARKLSLTRAVYYIVMQCLGAICGAGVVKGFQPKQYQALGGGANTVAPGYTKGSGLGAEIIGTFVLVYTVFSATDAKRNARDSHVPILAPLPIGFAVFLVHLATIPITGTGINPARSLGAAIIFNKDNAWDDHWVFWVGPFIGAALAALYHVIVIRAIPFKSRS, encoded by the exons ATGGAAGGCAAAGAAGAAGATGTTAGAGTCGGAGCCAACAAGTTTCCTGAGAGACAGCCGATCGGAACATCGGCTCAGAGCGACAAGGACTACAAGGAGCCACCTCCCGCTCCCTTGTTCGAGCCCGGCGAGCTTGCTTCGTGGTCCTTCTGGAGAGCAGGGATCGCCGAGTTCATCGCCACGTTTCTGTTCCTTTACATCACTGTTTTGACCGTCATGGGTGTGAAGAGGTCGCCGAACATGTGTGCTTCTGTCGGAATCCAAGGCATCGCTTGGGCTTTCGGTGGTATGATCTTCGCTCTCGTCTACTGCACCGCTGGTATCTCCG GTGGACACATCAACCCAGCAGTCACGTTCGGTCTGTTCTTGGCGCGGAAGCTTTCGCTTACACGAGCTGTGTACTACATAGTGATGCAGTGCTTAGGAGCTATCTGTGGAGCTGGTGTGGTCAAGGGGTTCCAACCAAAGCAgtaccaagctcttggaggTGGAGCCAACACTGTAGCTCCTGGTTACACCAAAGGAAGTGGTCTCGGAGCTGAGATTATTGGAACCTTTGTCCTTGTTTACACCGTCTTCTCCGCTACTGATGCTAAGAGAAACGCTCGTGACTCTCATGTTCCC ATTCTTGCACCTCTTCCTATTGGATTCGCTGTGTTCTTGGTCCACTTGGCAACCATCCCCATCACTGGAACTGGAATCAACCCAGCAAGAAGTCTTGGAGCTGCAATCATCTTCAACAAGGACAACGCTTGGGACGACCAT tgGGTCTTCTGGGTTGGACCATTCATCGGTGCTGCACTCGCTGCTCTATACCACGTGATCGTCATCAGAGCCATCCCATTCAAGTCCAGAAGCTGA
- the LOC106453391 gene encoding cytochrome P450 86A8: protein MEISTALMILSAITAYFLWLTFISRCLKGPRVWPLVGSLPGLIENCERMHDWISDNLLACSGTYQTCICAIPFLAKKQGLVTVTCDPRNLEHILKTRFDNYPKGPTWQAVFHDLLGQGIFNSDGDTWLFQRKTAALEFTTRTLRQAMARWVNRAIKLRFLPILETARLDSEPIDLQDLLLRLTFDNICGLTFGKDPRTCAPGLPVNTFSVAFDRATEASLQRFILPEILWKFKRLVGLGLEVSLTRSLVQVDNYLSEIIKTRKQDLTSKPNNDGAQHDDLLSRFIKKKESYSDEVLQRVALNFVLAGRDTSSVALSWFFWLITQNPTVEDKILREICTVLTETRGDDVALWIDEPLACEELDRLVYLKAALSETLRLYPSVPEDSKRAVKDDVLPDGTFVPAGSSVTYSIYSAGRMRSTWGDDCLEFKPERWISGSDGGRFINHDPFKFVAFNAGPRICLGKDLAYLQMKSIAAAVLLRHRLTVVTGHKVEQKMSLTLFMKYGLLVNVHNRDLTAIAADLREKRDCESNAVNDGVCNGVRR from the coding sequence ATGGAGATATCCACAGCTCTAATGATTCTTTCAGCCATCACTGCTTACTTCTTATGGCTCACATTCATATCTCGTTGTCTTAAAGGTCCACGTGTCTGGCCCTTGGTCGGGAGCCTCCCTGGTCTAATCGAAAACTGCGAGAGAATGCACGACTGGATCTCCGACAACCTTCTCGCTTGCTCCGGTACGTATCAGACATGCATCTGCGCTATCCCGTTTCTAGCCAAGAAACAAGGTCTAGTAACGGTCACGTGCGACCCAAGAAACCTCGAGCATATTCTCAAAACTCGCTTTGATAACTACCCTAAAGGTCCAACATGGCAAGCCGTGTTCCACGATCTTCTAGGTCAAGGGATCTTTAACTCCGACGGAGACACGTGGCTTTTCCAGCGTAAGACCGCTGCTTTGGAGTTCACCACGAGGACTCTCCGCCAAGCCATGGCTCGTTGGGTTAACCGAGCTATCAAGCTTAGGTTTCTACCTATTCTCGAAACGGCTCGGCTCGACTCCGAGCCGATCGATCTTCAAGATTTGCTTCTTCGGCTTACGTTTGATAACATCTGCGGCTTGACGTTTGGTAAAGACCCGCGAACCTGCGCGCCGGGTCTCCCGGTGAACACGTTCTCCGTGGCTTTCGACCGAGCCACGGAGGCGTCGCTACAACGGTTTATATTGCCGGAGATTTTATGGAAGTTCAAGAGATTGGTCGGGCTCGGCTTAGAAGTCAGCTTGACCCGAAGCTTGGTCCAAGTAGACAATTACTTGTCGGAAATCATTAAAACACGTAAGCAAGACTTGACGAGTAAGCCCAATAACGATGGGGCCCAACACGACGACCTCTTATCCcggttcataaaaaaaaaggaatcctACTCCGACGAAGTCCTCCAGCGCGTGGCGCTCAACTTCGTACTCGCGGGCCGTGACACGTCATCCGTCGCGTTAAGCTGGTTCTTTTGGTTGATCACGCAGAACCCGACCGTAGAGGATAAAATCCTCCGCGAGATCTGCACCGTCCTTACCGAGACACGTGGCGATGACGTGGCGCTGTGGATCGACGAGCCGCTCGCGTGCGAGGAGCTCGACCGGTTGGTTTACCTCAAGGCGGCGTTATCGGAGACGCTGAGGCTGTATCCCTCGGTGCCGGAGGATTCGAAACGCGCCGTGAAGGACGACGTGTTGCCGGACGGGACTTTCGTGCCGGCGGGATCGTCGGTGACGTACTCGATCTACTCGGCGGGGAGGATGAGATCGACTTGGGGTGATGATTGCTTGGAGTTCAAACCGGAGAGATGGATCTCGGGATCGGACGGTGGGAGATTCATCAATCACGATCCGTTCAAGTTCGTGGCGTTCAATGCTGGCCCTAGGATCTGTCTAGGGAAAGATCTGGCTTATCTTCAGATGAAGTCGATCGCGGCGGCGGTTTTGCTCCGTCATCGCTTGACGGTGGTGACGGGGCATAAGGTGGAGCAGAAGATGTCGTTGACTCTTTTCATGAAGTACGGTCTTCTGGTTAACGTTCATAACCGGGATTTAACGGCGATCGCGGCGGATCTGCGGGAGAAGAGGGACTGTGAATCTAACGCCGTGAACGACGGAGTTTGTAACGGCGTCAGAAGGTAG